The Algoriphagus sp. TR-M9 genome has a window encoding:
- a CDS encoding PorP/SprF family type IX secretion system membrane protein, whose protein sequence is MKLFKVIILLAGSALLSLSTSFGQQVPQYSQYIFNPVFINPAYAGYKQQLYLQSYYRKQWTGVTGSPETFAVAGDTYLEESQLGVGGQFLTDKLGAQRTVAAYGNLAYHLRLSDTQFLSFGVGAGVVNSQMDGSMLNPDVSDDPSIPGSMERMTYPDLKLGLFFYDDKYYVGVAADQMLSGVVDFDKGDIMVKPDPHIYLTGGYHFDLNYNFSFIPSIMYMDDFKAPARMDINGAFILNDMFWLGAGYRFGIDMPGREIEDGLKKSAAVLGMVQVQLKEGLRIGYAYDHTISGFSVGAFSTHDISIAFLFPPKRVRLVSPRFF, encoded by the coding sequence ATGAAACTATTTAAGGTAATTATTTTGCTCGCTGGATCTGCACTGCTGTCCCTTAGCACTAGCTTTGGGCAGCAGGTGCCCCAGTACAGCCAATACATTTTTAATCCTGTATTTATCAATCCTGCTTATGCAGGGTATAAACAGCAGCTTTATCTGCAATCTTATTATAGGAAGCAGTGGACAGGAGTGACAGGAAGTCCAGAAACCTTTGCGGTGGCTGGGGACACTTATCTCGAAGAATCTCAACTCGGAGTTGGTGGGCAGTTTCTGACTGATAAACTCGGTGCACAGAGAACCGTGGCCGCCTACGGCAATCTGGCCTACCACTTACGGCTTAGTGATACTCAATTTCTAAGCTTTGGTGTTGGGGCTGGGGTTGTCAATTCCCAGATGGATGGATCTATGCTGAATCCGGATGTTTCTGATGACCCGTCAATTCCTGGCAGTATGGAGAGAATGACTTACCCTGATCTGAAACTTGGCTTGTTTTTCTATGATGATAAATACTATGTAGGAGTAGCCGCAGACCAGATGCTTTCCGGTGTAGTTGATTTTGACAAGGGAGATATTATGGTCAAACCAGACCCTCATATTTATTTGACTGGGGGCTACCATTTCGATCTTAATTACAATTTTTCCTTTATCCCATCCATTATGTACATGGATGATTTCAAGGCACCGGCCAGGATGGATATAAATGGTGCATTTATCCTGAATGATATGTTTTGGCTAGGTGCAGGGTATAGGTTCGGTATAGATATGCCAGGTAGGGAAATTGAAGATGGACTGAAAAAATCTGCTGCTGTTTTAGGAATGGTGCAAGTGCAACTTAAGGAAGGACTTAGGATTGGATATGCCTATGACCATACCATATCAGGGTTTTCGGTAGGAGCTTTTAGTACTCATGATATCTCTATTGCTTTCCTTTTCCCGCCAAAACGCGTCCGTTTGGTTTCTCCTCGGTTTTTTTAA
- a CDS encoding OmpA family protein: MEGKKQTENLNYAVGIDKFLESWNESPQPETARGLAQAYSMVRNFEQAEEWYTRLERDSALQESDLKPFAEALISNSKYTEATNVLSRLDSSRTNPDLELIWQTAEGGKSFLNKSSESAIRPVSGANSSFSEFGPMISEDSVLHFTSDRLMPEKARVDPNNALKSDVYGWTGNGFLKMYESAWDKENKTVKDEPVQSEKLDGDLHVGPLFETDQNVFLVFTQVQKHNKSDSGSARDYTLFPELFFALDTGSLTMDSFSPLPFNDPFSYAVSDPFFDPFTQILYFSSDIPGGYGKADLYYSEWKDNAWSAPVNLGDMVNTKGDERTPYFDKNGILYFSSNGHAGLGGLDVFRTQVENGEYKEPENLGSPINSNRDDFGLSLVPGNDTQAVFSSDRVEGKGLDDIYFADLYVKKDLVIKGEVLDKVTGEKLEDAVVTLYDHQNQVVNSYISEENGSFRFKVDFDQIVHLEAKKTSYLAGSTEEILIPTAAQMQDSVIIRNIYLDKIAVGKTYTLENIYYDFDKWEIREDAKPELNRLAKILVDNPTIKIELHSHTDSRGTNSYNLKLSEKRAKAAIEYLIEMGIDSNRLDPIGFGEEMLLNGCKDNISCSNEQHQQNRRTEFKITEY; the protein is encoded by the coding sequence ATGGAAGGCAAAAAGCAAACTGAAAATCTGAATTACGCTGTTGGAATAGATAAGTTTCTTGAAAGTTGGAATGAATCACCCCAGCCTGAGACAGCCCGCGGGTTGGCTCAGGCTTATTCTATGGTAAGGAATTTTGAACAGGCAGAAGAATGGTACACAAGGTTGGAACGAGACAGCGCATTGCAGGAGTCAGACCTTAAGCCATTTGCAGAGGCGTTGATTTCCAATTCTAAATATACCGAAGCTACCAATGTCCTGAGTAGGTTGGATTCGAGTCGAACCAATCCTGATTTGGAATTGATTTGGCAGACTGCGGAAGGAGGTAAATCCTTTTTGAATAAATCATCTGAATCGGCAATCAGGCCGGTTTCAGGTGCCAATTCTTCCTTTTCTGAATTTGGACCTATGATTTCAGAGGATTCTGTACTTCATTTTACCTCAGATCGTTTGATGCCGGAAAAAGCACGTGTCGATCCCAATAATGCCCTCAAAAGTGATGTGTATGGCTGGACTGGAAATGGATTTTTGAAAATGTATGAGTCAGCCTGGGACAAAGAAAATAAGACGGTAAAAGACGAGCCTGTCCAATCTGAAAAGTTGGACGGTGACCTGCATGTGGGGCCTTTGTTTGAAACAGACCAAAATGTGTTCTTGGTTTTTACGCAAGTACAAAAACACAATAAATCAGATTCAGGATCAGCGCGGGACTATACTTTGTTTCCAGAATTGTTTTTTGCCTTGGATACAGGAAGCCTCACTATGGATTCTTTCAGCCCATTACCGTTTAATGACCCATTTTCGTATGCTGTTTCTGATCCTTTCTTTGACCCCTTCACGCAGATTCTTTATTTCTCATCAGATATCCCTGGGGGCTATGGGAAGGCAGATTTGTATTATTCTGAATGGAAGGATAACGCATGGTCAGCACCTGTGAATTTGGGTGATATGGTCAATACCAAAGGTGATGAGCGTACTCCCTACTTCGATAAGAATGGCATTCTATACTTCTCCAGTAATGGTCATGCAGGTTTGGGTGGCTTGGATGTTTTTAGAACTCAGGTAGAAAATGGAGAATATAAGGAGCCCGAGAACTTAGGAAGTCCTATCAATTCCAACAGAGATGATTTTGGACTTTCACTAGTTCCAGGAAATGATACTCAGGCAGTGTTTTCGTCTGATAGGGTAGAAGGAAAAGGTCTGGATGATATTTACTTTGCCGATCTTTATGTTAAGAAAGATTTAGTCATCAAAGGTGAGGTTCTTGATAAAGTAACAGGTGAAAAATTGGAAGATGCAGTGGTTACTCTTTATGATCATCAAAACCAAGTAGTGAACAGCTATATTTCTGAAGAAAATGGTTCATTCAGGTTTAAAGTGGATTTTGACCAAATTGTGCATCTAGAAGCAAAGAAGACGAGTTACCTGGCGGGTTCTACTGAAGAAATTCTAATCCCAACAGCTGCTCAAATGCAAGATTCGGTTATTATCCGAAATATCTATCTGGATAAAATAGCAGTGGGTAAGACTTATACGCTTGAGAATATCTATTACGATTTTGACAAATGGGAGATCAGGGAAGATGCTAAACCTGAACTTAACAGGCTAGCCAAAATATTGGTGGATAACCCAACAATTAAAATTGAACTTCATTCCCATACCGATTCTAGAGGTACTAATTCATATAATCTTAAGCTTTCCGAAAAAAGAGCAAAAGCAGCAATTGAATATTTAATTGAAATGGGAATTGATTCAAATAGATTGGATCCTATTGGCTTCGGGGAAGAAATGCTGTTAAATGGATGTAAAGACAATATTTCCTGTTCAAATGAACAACATCAGCAAAACAGAAGAACGGAATTTAAAATTACAGAATACTAA
- a CDS encoding SDR family oxidoreductase — translation MKMNKSNNYKTVLFCFSQAKKLYLDIVNVFLKANFKVLVAGNIYELKRQTTHSFNGKLGGLPVYYECDFDKEVAVQDLQVRLLENHYPLDLVFTDFSQPEISRYSNDLSVAEMKEIVESDLTSYFHLLKCVYPLMNSEYGHLYHLTGDNLNKEKNDLGRMSNMMSYSIYDMFSKEYGDLEVIFRDFNQTMFDRLQVGNELDTAALSDSEGLINFLEKNSTPKH, via the coding sequence ATGAAAATGAATAAATCTAATAACTACAAAACTGTTTTATTTTGTTTTAGCCAGGCTAAAAAGCTCTACTTAGATATAGTAAATGTCTTTTTAAAGGCAAATTTTAAGGTGTTGGTAGCAGGAAATATATATGAATTGAAGCGGCAAACTACCCATTCATTTAATGGTAAATTAGGGGGCTTGCCTGTTTATTATGAATGCGACTTTGATAAAGAGGTAGCTGTCCAGGATTTGCAAGTCAGATTATTGGAGAATCATTATCCGTTGGATTTGGTGTTTACAGATTTCAGCCAACCCGAGATTTCTCGGTATAGTAATGACTTGTCGGTTGCAGAGATGAAGGAAATTGTGGAGAGTGACTTGACTAGTTATTTTCATTTATTAAAGTGCGTTTATCCTTTGATGAATTCCGAATACGGGCACCTCTATCATTTGACGGGTGATAATTTAAACAAGGAGAAAAATGATTTAGGTAGAATGTCAAATATGATGTCTTACTCGATTTATGATATGTTTTCGAAAGAATATGGTGATTTAGAAGTCATTTTCAGGGACTTTAACCAAACAATGTTCGATAGATTACAGGTTGGGAATGAATTGGATACAGCAGCACTTTCTGATTCAGAAGGTCTGATCAACTTTTTGGAGAAAAATTCCACTCCCAAACACTAG
- a CDS encoding glycosyltransferase family A protein: MNNYTLPTHHPLLSVIIPCYNHEKFLEEAVHSVLNSTYQEIEIIIIDDGSTDNSFDLAQKLATKHPAQLRVYAQENSGPSVARNKAISLAKGKYILPLDADDKIGRNYISQGIKILEEVENIKLVYCEAEKFGLKSGHWKLPPFCRESLAQDNMIFVSALFRKSDWAAAGGFDERMKWGWEDWEFWISLLKNGGEVKKLSCVGFYYRIHSISRRKAVTRQDKKRTINLLNEKHAVFLQQQLGGPIRNPRSWSKAINKVTPYFSLFSSYRITDNLQSLIFEKK; encoded by the coding sequence ATGAACAACTACACCTTGCCAACACACCACCCCCTCCTATCGGTCATTATCCCATGTTATAATCATGAAAAATTTCTGGAGGAGGCGGTACACTCAGTCCTTAATTCCACCTATCAGGAAATCGAGATTATTATTATAGATGATGGGTCCACAGACAATTCTTTTGACTTAGCACAAAAGCTAGCAACTAAACACCCCGCACAGCTAAGAGTCTATGCCCAAGAAAATTCAGGCCCTTCCGTAGCGAGAAACAAAGCTATTTCCTTGGCCAAAGGCAAGTATATTTTGCCTTTAGATGCAGATGATAAAATAGGAAGAAATTATATCAGCCAAGGAATAAAGATACTGGAGGAAGTAGAAAACATTAAATTAGTCTATTGTGAAGCAGAAAAGTTTGGCCTTAAGTCAGGCCATTGGAAACTGCCCCCATTTTGCCGGGAATCTCTGGCCCAGGATAATATGATTTTTGTTTCAGCATTGTTTAGGAAAAGTGACTGGGCTGCAGCTGGAGGATTTGATGAGCGGATGAAATGGGGATGGGAAGATTGGGAATTCTGGATCAGTCTGCTTAAAAACGGTGGTGAAGTAAAAAAGCTTTCTTGTGTGGGGTTTTACTATAGAATTCATTCGATTTCCCGTCGTAAAGCGGTGACCAGGCAGGACAAAAAGAGAACTATCAACTTGCTCAACGAGAAACATGCTGTTTTTCTTCAGCAGCAACTGGGAGGACCAATCCGGAACCCTAGAAGCTGGTCTAAGGCCATCAACAAGGTCACGCCCTACTTTAGCCTCTTTTCTAGTTACCGCATCACAGATAACTTACAATCACTCATATTTGAGAAAAAGTAG
- a CDS encoding glycosyltransferase family 2 protein: MKVSIVIPSYNYAGFLGNALDSVMAQTWKDWEVWIIDDGSTDQTQEVVQQYLQQDHRVHYHYQQNMGLSHARNKGLSLCTGAFVQFLDADDLLSEEKLRLQVKHLKENPEVSISYCQSWYFHSNTPEQLFEDLELKNISTLPIMDCKGVELVRSLIKRNFTTVSSPLIRRDVLHANLKFPESVSNSEDWYFWLLCALQGDQIQYLSATQAYTKIRVHGGSMSQQKLNMYYGELQLRQWLKSQLAQADILPKDKERLILLNQAYEEKLFEHTMLTGPLWNFKHLKKMYQLSNFPRVIKYHKLARRHQRFSTNPTFRKTNTP; encoded by the coding sequence ATGAAAGTTTCTATAGTCATACCGAGTTATAACTATGCTGGCTTTCTAGGGAATGCGCTGGATTCAGTAATGGCCCAAACCTGGAAGGATTGGGAAGTATGGATCATAGATGATGGTTCTACTGACCAAACCCAGGAGGTAGTGCAGCAGTACCTGCAACAAGATCATCGGGTCCATTATCACTATCAGCAAAATATGGGGCTTTCCCATGCCCGCAACAAGGGACTCTCTCTTTGTACTGGGGCTTTCGTACAATTTCTCGATGCTGATGATTTGCTGAGTGAGGAAAAGCTGAGGCTACAGGTCAAGCATTTAAAAGAAAATCCGGAAGTTTCAATTTCCTACTGTCAATCCTGGTATTTTCACTCAAATACACCCGAACAATTATTTGAGGATTTAGAGCTTAAGAACATATCCACACTTCCCATTATGGACTGCAAGGGTGTGGAATTGGTAAGAAGCTTGATCAAGCGGAATTTTACTACCGTTTCCAGTCCGCTGATCCGAAGAGATGTGTTGCATGCTAATCTTAAATTCCCTGAGTCAGTTTCAAATTCTGAAGACTGGTACTTCTGGCTACTTTGTGCCCTTCAAGGCGATCAGATCCAATATCTTTCAGCCACCCAGGCCTATACTAAAATCCGGGTACATGGAGGCAGTATGAGCCAACAAAAGCTAAATATGTACTATGGAGAACTACAGCTCCGACAATGGCTCAAAAGTCAATTAGCTCAAGCAGACATCCTACCCAAGGATAAGGAAAGGTTAATTCTTTTAAACCAAGCTTATGAAGAAAAGCTCTTTGAACACACTATGCTGACCGGCCCTCTTTGGAATTTCAAACATCTCAAGAAGATGTATCAACTCAGTAATTTCCCCAGAGTAATAAAATACCACAAACTAGCCCGAAGACATCAGAGATTTTCAACCAATCCTACTTTTAGAAAAACCAACACACCATGA
- a CDS encoding glycosyltransferase, with product MNNSSLPLISIALCPYNGCKYLRPQLDSLVNQTYPNLEISVYDDCSTDETPSIIQEYAKEFPQIKVHQNSRNLGYQENFSANFKACKGVLIAPSDQDDIWALDKIEKLYQILKDHILVYHDSELIDEKGKSKGIKMSTKLNFVSGMNPKSFLFFNCVSGHSMLFRKDLLDHIFPFPKKGFYDHWIAFVASHYGSIDYHQECLVKYRQHQHNLTDILGSKSKETKLQVTCSRIQRENDWLEICAAYEKQISGPGFANNLYAQGKNRDSNYFNFRFGYTIWKYQNDLLHIPRQKPKRRLGFAIRQIWGLKTKTLFK from the coding sequence ATGAACAATTCCTCTCTACCCCTGATTTCAATTGCACTTTGCCCTTATAATGGCTGCAAATACCTGCGTCCACAATTGGACAGTTTGGTCAACCAAACCTATCCTAATCTGGAAATTTCTGTTTATGACGATTGCTCCACGGACGAAACGCCAAGTATAATCCAGGAATACGCTAAGGAATTTCCCCAGATCAAAGTGCACCAAAACTCTAGAAACCTAGGTTATCAGGAGAATTTTTCAGCAAATTTCAAGGCATGCAAAGGAGTCCTTATCGCTCCTAGTGACCAGGATGACATTTGGGCTTTGGATAAAATCGAAAAACTATACCAAATATTAAAAGACCATATACTGGTGTATCACGATTCCGAACTGATAGATGAAAAAGGAAAAAGCAAGGGGATAAAAATGAGCACCAAACTCAATTTCGTCAGCGGAATGAACCCAAAATCATTTTTGTTTTTTAACTGTGTCTCAGGGCACAGCATGCTGTTTCGTAAAGATTTGCTGGATCATATTTTCCCCTTCCCGAAAAAAGGGTTTTACGATCATTGGATAGCCTTCGTAGCGTCACATTATGGCAGCATAGACTATCATCAGGAGTGTCTGGTCAAGTACCGGCAGCATCAGCACAACCTTACAGATATTTTAGGCAGCAAGTCTAAGGAAACCAAATTACAGGTTACATGTTCCAGAATTCAACGTGAAAATGACTGGTTGGAAATCTGTGCAGCTTATGAGAAGCAGATTAGTGGCCCTGGCTTCGCCAATAATTTATATGCACAGGGGAAAAACAGAGACAGTAATTACTTCAACTTCAGGTTTGGATACACCATTTGGAAGTACCAAAATGATCTCTTGCATATTCCCAGGCAAAAACCCAAGAGACGTTTGGGGTTTGCCATCAGGCAGATTTGGGGGCTCAAGACTAAAACGCTTTTTAAATAA
- a CDS encoding ABC transporter ATP-binding protein: MQTYWRLLSYAKPIEKYAIPYVLVTVLAVIFNTLNLALLAPLLSTLFKEKATAVAKPESWVDIMDYFNYYVYQIQEQWGAFEALKWVCLCIFLSVLLSNTFRYIAQRVIENLRIYTLLNLRKSVFDQVMDLHLGYFNEQRKGNIIAKITSDVQVVQYSVTSTLQVLFKEPFQLLAYLFILFAISVKLTLFAILVIPVSAFVISKIVKRLKAQATEAQERFGLMVSYLDEALSGIKIIKAFNATERIKKRFHQENVEFSEIGKKMSYRQQLGAPVSELLGVVMVIIIVLYGGSLVISNQSELSASAFITYIAIFSQIMRPAKAITESFSSIHSGIAAGERVLQLIDEKAEIQDQPEAFQLNKLEKGIALKHVSFSYGQEKILKEISMVIPRGFTVALVGPSGGGKSTLMDLIPRFIDPQDGCVSFDGMDIKDVSSDSLRDLIGIVNQESILFHDTIANNIAFGKPTASMEEIQQAAKIANAEDFILKTPKGYHSNIGDRGTKLSGGQKQRICIARAVLKNPPILLLDEATSALDTESEFLVQDALFKLMKNRTTLVIAHRLSTIQNADLIVVLDQGRIIEKGTHYELLVQEGLYSNLIDKQKFTQV; the protein is encoded by the coding sequence ATGCAAACCTATTGGCGCTTACTCTCCTATGCCAAACCTATAGAGAAGTACGCTATCCCTTACGTGCTTGTTACTGTTTTGGCTGTAATTTTCAATACGCTGAACCTGGCACTGCTTGCTCCCCTACTCAGCACACTTTTCAAAGAAAAAGCTACTGCTGTAGCAAAACCTGAATCCTGGGTTGACATCATGGACTACTTTAATTATTACGTCTATCAGATCCAGGAGCAATGGGGAGCTTTTGAAGCCTTAAAATGGGTTTGCTTATGCATCTTTCTATCTGTTCTGCTCAGCAATACCTTTCGGTATATTGCACAGAGAGTCATTGAAAACCTAAGGATTTATACGCTGCTGAATCTGAGAAAGTCGGTGTTTGATCAGGTAATGGATCTACACCTTGGATATTTCAACGAACAGAGAAAAGGAAATATCATAGCCAAAATCACATCCGATGTGCAGGTGGTACAGTACTCAGTGACCAGCACCTTACAGGTTCTCTTTAAAGAACCATTTCAGCTGTTAGCTTACCTGTTTATACTTTTTGCCATCTCAGTCAAACTCACCCTTTTTGCCATACTGGTAATCCCGGTTTCGGCTTTTGTGATATCGAAAATCGTCAAGCGCCTTAAAGCCCAAGCTACAGAGGCACAGGAAAGATTCGGATTGATGGTGAGTTACCTGGATGAGGCGCTTTCAGGAATCAAGATCATCAAGGCTTTCAATGCGACCGAGCGGATCAAAAAGAGATTTCATCAAGAGAACGTAGAATTCTCTGAAATTGGTAAGAAAATGTCCTACCGCCAGCAACTTGGAGCCCCTGTTTCAGAACTTCTCGGCGTGGTCATGGTCATCATTATAGTACTATATGGAGGTTCACTGGTGATTAGTAACCAATCTGAACTAAGTGCATCAGCCTTCATTACCTATATCGCAATTTTTTCACAGATCATGCGTCCCGCTAAAGCAATAACAGAATCCTTTAGCTCCATACATTCAGGTATAGCTGCCGGAGAAAGGGTACTACAGCTCATAGATGAAAAAGCTGAGATACAAGATCAGCCGGAAGCTTTTCAGTTGAATAAACTGGAAAAGGGGATCGCACTAAAGCATGTAAGCTTTTCCTATGGGCAGGAAAAAATCCTGAAGGAGATATCCATGGTGATCCCCAGAGGATTTACTGTTGCGTTAGTAGGGCCATCTGGGGGAGGCAAATCTACTTTAATGGATCTGATCCCAAGATTTATAGACCCACAGGATGGATGTGTTTCATTTGACGGTATGGACATTAAGGATGTAAGCAGTGATTCGCTACGTGACCTAATCGGAATAGTCAATCAAGAATCCATTTTATTTCATGATACCATTGCCAATAATATCGCATTTGGAAAGCCAACCGCGAGTATGGAAGAAATCCAACAGGCAGCTAAAATTGCCAATGCAGAGGATTTCATTCTCAAGACTCCCAAAGGTTACCATTCCAATATCGGAGACCGGGGCACCAAACTCTCCGGTGGGCAAAAACAGAGAATTTGTATTGCCAGAGCTGTTTTAAAAAATCCACCCATTCTACTTCTGGACGAGGCTACTTCGGCCCTGGACACCGAATCTGAATTTTTGGTACAAGACGCCCTGTTTAAACTCATGAAGAACAGGACCACCTTGGTGATTGCCCATAGACTGAGTACGATTCAAAATGCAGACCTGATAGTGGTTTTAGACCAAGGAAGGATCATAGAGAAAGGAACGCACTATGAACTACTGGTTCAAGAAGGGCTATACAGTAATCTTATAGACAAACAAAAATTTACTCAGGTATGA
- a CDS encoding glycosyltransferase family 2 protein, translating to MNYSISVVLPNYNGKELLERYLPFTFHALENSRCKYEIILVDDASQDDSVTFIQENHPTITIIQNAQNKGFSFSCNRGIMAAKHDLVLLLNSDIRLAPDYLKKLLPYFRDSNTFGVMGKILDKSGHHVEVAAKIPRFNGYKLKSDKQAYPKSSQSSKIPTTFLSGANCLVDRKKLLELEGFDEIYSPFYTEDLDLSMRAWKLGWASYYEHQATCVHLGSHTTKNFFQKEKVKEIYFRNRMLFHAIHMDRKDLKRWRLYLLWGEVIPKVMLGQLWILRSYAAYKAHKYQIRSSRRKIRNLMLSNKGRISIAEVTETIRGLLNNKEITVL from the coding sequence TTGAATTATTCCATATCTGTGGTCCTTCCCAATTATAATGGCAAGGAGCTCCTAGAACGTTATTTACCTTTCACTTTTCATGCGCTGGAAAACAGCAGATGTAAGTATGAGATCATTCTAGTGGATGATGCTTCACAGGATGATTCGGTCACATTTATTCAGGAAAACCATCCAACCATCACCATTATCCAAAATGCCCAGAACAAAGGGTTTTCCTTTTCCTGCAATCGAGGCATAATGGCAGCCAAACATGATCTGGTACTATTGCTAAACTCTGATATAAGGCTGGCTCCTGATTACCTGAAAAAGCTCCTTCCCTACTTCAGAGATAGCAATACCTTCGGAGTGATGGGGAAAATCCTGGACAAATCAGGACACCATGTAGAGGTAGCTGCTAAAATCCCAAGGTTTAACGGCTACAAATTAAAGTCCGACAAGCAGGCGTACCCAAAATCATCTCAAAGCAGTAAAATACCCACCACCTTTCTATCAGGAGCCAACTGTCTGGTTGACCGAAAAAAATTACTGGAGCTGGAAGGATTTGATGAAATCTATTCACCATTTTATACTGAGGATCTGGACCTGAGCATGCGTGCCTGGAAACTTGGCTGGGCTAGTTATTATGAGCATCAGGCCACCTGTGTGCATCTGGGGTCTCATACCACTAAGAACTTTTTCCAAAAGGAAAAAGTCAAGGAAATCTACTTCCGAAATAGAATGCTGTTTCATGCCATCCATATGGATCGCAAAGACCTGAAGCGCTGGAGGCTTTACCTGCTTTGGGGAGAAGTGATTCCCAAGGTTATGCTGGGGCAACTATGGATCCTGAGGTCTTATGCTGCCTATAAAGCACATAAGTATCAAATCAGAAGCTCTAGAAGAAAAATAAGAAACCTGATGCTGAGCAATAAAGGAAGGATAAGTATTGCAGAGGTTACTGAAACGATTCGGGGATTATTGAATAATAAGGAAATAACTGTTTTATAA
- a CDS encoding Crp/Fnr family transcriptional regulator: MNDSFFEEIYNHPSISEGHLNTIRSAHRKVAFKKHDHVLLEGSTSHAYYLIEEGMFRSYLIDYQGNEITTDFFVSNDILIEVASLFLRIPSKENIQALSDGIVWEIDFEAFQNLYRSIPGFTEWGRTWMTNQLFEAKNRAVKMHTLSASQRYLELMSAKPEVIKRAPLKHIATYLGITDTSLSRIRKEMLLQR, encoded by the coding sequence ATGAATGATTCTTTTTTTGAAGAAATTTATAATCACCCTTCCATAAGTGAGGGGCATTTGAATACAATCAGAAGTGCCCATAGGAAAGTTGCCTTCAAAAAACATGACCATGTCCTTCTGGAAGGGAGTACCAGTCATGCCTACTACTTAATCGAGGAGGGAATGTTCAGATCATATCTCATTGATTATCAAGGGAATGAAATAACTACTGATTTTTTTGTTTCAAATGACATTTTGATTGAGGTTGCATCTTTATTCCTTCGTATTCCCTCCAAAGAAAACATCCAGGCTTTAAGCGACGGGATAGTCTGGGAGATTGATTTTGAGGCTTTTCAAAACCTGTATCGCAGCATACCTGGATTTACAGAATGGGGAAGGACCTGGATGACAAATCAACTTTTTGAAGCCAAAAACCGTGCTGTAAAAATGCATACCCTAAGTGCATCGCAACGATATTTGGAACTGATGAGTGCTAAACCGGAGGTGATCAAAAGGGCCCCGCTAAAGCATATTGCCACCTATCTAGGTATTACTGATACCTCATTAAGTAGAATTAGAAAAGAAATGCTCCTGCAGCGCTAG
- a CDS encoding VOC family protein, whose protein sequence is MEKINPVVWFEIYVENIDRAVSFYENVFEVSLEDMSDPSDPSILMKCFPSDMENYGAAGALVKMDGVKPSSEGSIVYFGCEDCKVLEKRVVDNGGYIIQPKMSIGEHGFVSLIKDTEGNSIGFHSRS, encoded by the coding sequence ATGGAAAAAATTAATCCTGTAGTTTGGTTTGAGATTTATGTTGAGAACATAGATAGAGCGGTTTCGTTTTACGAAAATGTATTTGAAGTTTCACTTGAAGATATGAGTGATCCATCGGATCCAAGCATACTGATGAAATGCTTCCCCAGTGATATGGAAAATTACGGAGCAGCCGGGGCACTGGTAAAAATGGACGGAGTAAAACCGTCCTCCGAAGGCAGTATTGTTTATTTTGGTTGTGAAGATTGCAAAGTATTGGAAAAACGTGTCGTAGACAATGGGGGGTATATTATTCAACCCAAAATGTCTATTGGTGAGCATGGTTTTGTTTCTCTTATTAAAGATACCGAAGGCAACTCAATCGGTTTTCATAGCAGAAGTTAA
- a CDS encoding SRPBCC family protein gives MESIEQINYLKCPVATVYQALTSQSGLGQIWTKKLKVKAELGFLNEFDFDEGYITKFRIVELIENRKIIWECVESDPEWIGTKVSFELNEKDSVTQVTLNHYEWRARTDFYRWCSYNWAILLHRLKAYCEA, from the coding sequence ATGGAAAGCATAGAACAAATAAACTATCTTAAATGTCCTGTAGCTACGGTTTATCAAGCGCTCACTTCTCAGTCCGGACTGGGGCAAATCTGGACAAAAAAACTCAAGGTGAAAGCTGAACTTGGCTTTCTAAACGAGTTTGATTTTGATGAAGGCTATATCACAAAGTTTAGAATTGTTGAGCTCATTGAAAACCGAAAAATAATCTGGGAATGCGTAGAATCAGATCCTGAATGGATAGGGACTAAAGTTTCCTTTGAGCTGAATGAGAAAGACAGTGTCACTCAGGTAACTTTAAATCACTACGAATGGAGAGCACGCACTGATTTTTACCGCTGGTGTAGCTACAACTGGGCCATTTTACTTCATCGCCTTAAGGCATATTGCGAAGCCTAA